A single window of Gossypium hirsutum isolate 1008001.06 chromosome A10, Gossypium_hirsutum_v2.1, whole genome shotgun sequence DNA harbors:
- the LOC107935883 gene encoding prefoldin subunit 6 encodes MSSSSTALRDLQRDLENKANDLSKLQKDIAKSHQVRKKYTIQLGENELVLKELDLLNEDANVYKLIGPVLVKQDLAEANANVRKRIEYISAELKRLDSSLQDLEEKQHSKREAILKVQQRIQSLQAGKAKA; translated from the exons ATGAGTTCCTCCTCCACAGCTCTTCGAGACCTACAGCGCGACCTTGAGAACAAAGCCAATGATCTTAGCAAGCTTCAAAAAG ATATAGCTAAGAGCCATCAAGTCCGGAAGAAGTACACTATTCAGTTAGGAGAAAACGAGTTAGTCCTCAAG GAGTTGGATTTATTAAACGAGGATGCGAATGTGTACAAGTTGATTGGTCCAGTGCTTGTGAAACAAGATTTAGCGGAGGCCAATGCGAATGTTCGCAAGAGAATTGAGTACATCTCTGCAGAATT GAAGCGGCTTGATTCATCTCTTCAAGATTTGGAAGAGAAACAACACAGCAAGAGAGAAGCG ATATTGAAGGTGCAGCAGAggattcaatctcttcaagctggAAAAGCCAAGGCTTAG